From the genome of Metarhizium brunneum chromosome 4, complete sequence, one region includes:
- the ran1 gene encoding Negative regulator of sexual conjugation and meiosis, with the protein MQHHAPFGYPTPPASPAYDNLKCGNNQQIFSQTAFQSRCVPLAPEQRLGRFLEGKLQLTEVLGTGAYGVVYSAIDIKTGVRYAVKCLSKYNADGTPLERRQVAYQQREIRLHYLASAHPNIVSMLKIVDDPDCIYVILEYCPEGDLFLNITELGQYVGKDLLSKKIFLQILDAVEHCHKLGIFHRDLKPENILVTDNGNTVKLADFGLATADDRSEDYGCGSTFYMSPECLNPSSRKPYYMCAPNDVWSLGVILVNLTCGRNPWKQASCQDSTYRAYTRSQDFLKTILPLTDDLNDILGRIFHPNPELRITLSELRCRVMACSQFTVPAAQTMSVQQQSVSPHIPEYVTDEDAIVDDYEYDSPLSPASTTSDEGSLTSSGSTIDDLDDDDFAQEQHDIPVAFAPATYDAEDAGDLGMYQDQCIPPTFHDAAVPIPMQVPPQPVVCQQAPVPIQVPVPVQAPCQPKSFFPLWEVVRYVQQVPMMQHPVAFQQVPFIPSFQGCY; encoded by the exons ATGCAGCACCATGCGCCATTCGGATATCCCACGCCTCCAGCATCCCCCGCCTACGATAATCTCAAGTGCGGCAACAACCAGCAGATCTTTTCGCAGACGGCTTTCCAGTCAAGATGCGTCCCGCTTGCTCCAGAGCAGAGATTAGGTAGATTTCTCGAGGGGAAGCTGCAACTGACCGAGGTTCTTGGAACTGGAGCCTATGGCGTGGTGTACTCTGCCATTGATATCAAGACTGGTGTCCGTTACGCTGTCAAGTGTCTGAGCAAGTACAATGCCGATGGAACCCCTTTGGAACGCCGACAGGTTGCCTATCAACAACGGGAAATCCGACTGCATTACCTAGCTTCGGCACATCCAAATATTGTGTCGATGCTCAAGATTGTGGACGACCCTGACTGCATCTATGTCATTCTGGAGTACTGCCCCGAGGGTGACTTGTTCCTCAACATCACCGAGCTCGGCCAGTATGTAGGCAAGGACCTGCTATCCAAGAAGATCTTCCTCCAAATACTGGATGCCGTGGAGCACTGTCACAAGTTGGGTATCTTCCACAGAGATCTGAAGCCCGAGAACATTCTGGTAACGGACAATGGAAACACGGTCAAACTGGCCGATTTTGGCCTTGCCACCGCGGATGATCGCTCCGAGGACTACGGATGCGGTTCAACCTTTTACATGAGCCCTG AATGCCTCAATCCATCAAGCCGAAAGCCTTACTACATGTGCGCCCCCAATGACGTCTGGTCATTAGGAGTCATCTTGGTAAACTTGACTTGTGGACGCAACCCATGGAAACAGGCTTCCTGCCAGGATTCTACATATCGAGCCTACACTCGATCTCAGGACTTCCTCAAGACTATACTTCCCCTGACTGATGATCTGAATGACATTCTGGGTAGAATTTTCCATCCTAACCCGGAGCTGAGAATCACCTTGTCTGAGTTGCGATGCCGCGTCATGGCTTGCTCCCAGTTCACCGTGCCGGCTGCCCAAACCATGTCTGTTCAGCAGCAGTCAGTCTCACCACACATTCCAGAATACGTTACCGATGAGGACGCCATAGTCGATGACTATGAATACGACTCTCCTCTGTCGCCCGCCAGCACCACATCCGATGAGGGATCGCTCACTTCTAGCGGATCTACCATTGATGacctggacgacgacgactttgcgcAAGAGCAGCACGACATTCCCGTTGCCTTTGCACCAGCAACCTATGATGCAGAGGACGCGGGAGACCTAGGGATGTACCAGGACCAATGCATTCCACCAACGTTTCACGACGCGGCAGTGCCTATTCCGATGCAGGTCCCCCCTCAACCTGTGGTCTGTCAGCAGGCACCAGTTCCCATCCAGGTCCCGGTGCCTGTGCAAGCCCCTTGCCAGCCAAAATCATTCTTCCCGCTATGGGAGGTAGTCAGATACGTTCAACAGGTTCCCATGATGCAACACCCGGTTGCGTTCCAGCAGGTCCCTTTCATCCCGTCGTTCCAGGGTTGCTATTGA
- the GIT2_0 gene encoding Glycerophosphodiester transporter GIT2 → MSNLKEEKIEGSRGQENGQQPAIETALEPKPFFQAAMPVFACGAGLFSDGYINNVIGSVNTVLKLQYKTVYTSSNAAKYVADIAFAGTVVGQLIFGFTSDHWSRTNSLVVSTLILIIFTALATGSYFKGDAVGMFNMLTAWRFFVGIGIGGEYPAGSVGCAESSGELKSGTRNRWFILFTNSMIDWGFVFGAFVPYVVAAACHNENLSTIWRTSLGIGIVFPLVLFILRLRLKEPEEFSRESMRKQTPYLLVLRFYWFRLLCVSTIWFLYDFSTYAFGIYSSDILSGIYDGDAPLTTVFGWNTVINLFYLPGTMLGAFVSDWVGPKYTLIGGVLVQAVVGYIMAGVYGKIVNHIAGFAVLYGIFLTLGELGPGNNIGLLAAKTCATGVRGRYYGIAAAIGKIGAFVGTWVFPYIQAAGGDDKVKSAQYPFWVASSLSILSAAIAFFFIPNIGQDTITHEDVRFREFLESRGWDTAQLGLGKVDSERVDVAQDEHVPEKLAIK, encoded by the exons ATGTCGAATCTCAAAGAGGAGAAGATTGAGGGCAGCAGAGGCCAAGAGAACGGCCAACAGCCTGCTATCGAGACAGCTCTTGAGCCTAAACCATTCTTCCAGGCTGCCATGCCTGTTTTTGCTTGCGGCGCAGGACTGTTCTCTGACGGCTACATCAACAAC GTCATTGGGTCAGTCAACACTGTGCTCAAGCTCCAGTACAAGACCGTCTACACGTCGTCCAATGCTGCCAAGTATGTCGCAGATATTGCCTTTGCTGGTACGGTAGTCGGCCAGCTCATTTTCGGCTTCACCTCTGACCACTGGTCGCGAACCAACTCCCTTGTTGTGTCGACCTTGATCCTCATTATTTTTACTGCTTTGGCCACGGGCTCGTATTTTAAGGGAGATGCTGTCGGCATGTTTAATATGTTGACTGCCTGGAGGTTTTTTGTCGGTATCGGCATTGGAG GCGAGTACCCTGCTGGTAGTGTTGGTTGTGCTGAGTCCAGCGGCGAGCTCAAAAGCGGCACCCGGAATCGATGGTTCATCCTGTTTACAAACTCCATGATTGACTGGGGCTTCGTGTTCGGTGCCTTTGTCCCAT ATGTTGTCGCCGCTGCCTGCCACAACGAAAATCTCTCGACCATCTGGCGCACCAGCTTGGGCATCGGCATAGTATTCCCCCTGGTTCTCTTCATTCTGCGATTGCGACTGAAAGAGCCCGAGGAGTTTTCCAGAGAGTCGATGCGAAAGCAGACGCCGTACCTCCTAGTGCTGAGATTTTACTGGTTCCGTCTGCTGTGCGTCAGCACGATCTGGTTCCTCTACGATTTCTCCACGTATGCGTTCGGCATCTATTCATCCGACATTCTTTCCGGAATTTATGATGGCGACGCCCCTTTAACCACAGTCTTTGGCTGGAACACGGTAATCAACCTGTTCTACCTGCCCGGTACGATGCTCGGTGCTTTCGTTTCTGACTGGGTTGGGCCCAAGTATACCCTTATTGGTGGCGTTCTCGTGCAGGCTGTGGTTGGATACATCATGGCTGGAGTCTATGGCAAGATTGTCAACCATATTGCTGGATTTGCTGTCCTGTACGGGATCTTCCTTACTCTTGGCGAGCTTGGCCCTGGCAACAACATTGGTCTGTTGGCTGCCAAGACGTGTGCGACTGGTGTTCGTGGTCGATATTATGGCATTGCCGCCGCTATCGGCAAGATTGGTGCTTTTGTCGGGACTTGGGTCTTCCCTTATATCCAGGCCGCTGGTGGCGATGACAAAGTCAAGTCGGCGCAGTATCCATTCTGGGTGGCTTCCAGCCTGTCGATTCTGTCAGCCGCCAttgccttcttcttcatccccaACATTGGCCAGGACACCATTACTCATGAAGATGTGCGCTTCCGTGAGTTTCTCGAGAGCCGTGGCTGGGATACTGCTCAGCTTGGCTTGGGCAAAGTTGACTCGGAGCGCGTCGACGTTGCGCAAGATGAGCATGTACCAGAGAAACTAGCTATCAAGTAA